In Musa acuminata AAA Group cultivar baxijiao chromosome BXJ3-11, Cavendish_Baxijiao_AAA, whole genome shotgun sequence, one DNA window encodes the following:
- the LOC135652176 gene encoding ruBisCO large subunit-binding protein subunit alpha, whose protein sequence is MASANAISTASILRSASPRQESLGRRVSQRHGHGYEGRRKLVVRAMAKDIAFDQNSRSSLQAGVEKLANAVGVTLGPRGRNVVLDEYGAPKVVNDGVTIARAIELADPMENAGAALIREVASKTNDSAGDGTTTASVLAREIIKLGLLSVTSGANPVSIKKGIDKTVSGLVEELEKKARPVKGRNDIKAIATISAGNDEFIGTMIADAIDKVGPDGVLSIESSSSFETTVDVEEGMEIDRGYISPQFVTNPEKLLVEFEDAKVLVTDQKISTIKEIIPLLEKTTQLRTPLLIIAEDVTGEALATLVVNKLRGILNVAAIKAPGFGERRKALLQDIAIVTGAEFQAKDLGLLIENVSVEQLGTARKITIAQTSTTIIADAASKDEIQARIAQLKKELAETDSVYDSEKLAERIAKLSGGVAVIKVGAATETELEDRKLRIEDAKNATFAAIEEGIVPGGGAALVHLSTTVPAIKDKIEDADERIGADIVQKALVAPAALIADNAGVEGEVVVEKIKDSEWEIGYNAMTDKYENLVEAGVIDPAKVTRCALQNAASVAGMVLTTQAIVVDKPKPKAPVAGPAEGSLAI, encoded by the exons ATGGCTTCCGCCAACGCTATCTCCACCGCCTCCATCCTCCGCTCCGCGTCCCCCCGCCAG GAGAGCCTGGGAAGGAGAGTAAGCCAGAGGCATGGGCATGGGTACGAAggccgccggaagctcgtcgtgcGGGCCATGGCTAAGGACATTGCCTTCGATCAGAATTCCAGGTCGTCGCTCCAGGCCGGCGTCGAGAAGCTCGCCAATGCTGTCGGTGTTACCCTCGGCCCTAGAG GGAGGAATGTCGTGTTGGATGAGTATGGGGCTCCAAAAGTGGTCAATGATGGGGTAACTATTGCTCGTGCCATTGAGCTCGCAGATCCAATGGAGAATGCTGGTGCAGCATTGATTCGTGAG GTTGCTAGCAAGACAAATGACTCAGCTGGAGATGGCACCACAACTGCATCAGTTCTTGCACGTGAAATTATTAAGTTaggtttgttgagtgttacttctGGTGCAAATCCTGTCTCCATCAAGAAAGGAATTGATAAGACTGTTAGTGGTCTGGTGGAAGAGCTTGAGAAGAAAGCCCGGCCTGTAAAAGGACGAAATGACATCAAAG CCATTGCAACGATCTCTGCCGGTAACGATGAATTTATAGGAACCATGATTGCTGATGCTATTGATAAAGTCGGTCCAGATGGTGTTCTTTCTATTGAGTCGTCATCATCGTTTGAGACCACAGTTGATGTGGAAGAAGGGATGGAG ATTGACCGAGGCTACATCTCGCCGCAGTTTGTGACAAATCCTGAGAAGTTACTTGTTGAGTTTGAAGATGCAAAAGTTCTAGTGACTGATCAGAAGATTTCAACAATAAAGGAGATTATACCTTTGCTGGAGAAAACCACCCAACTGAGAACCCCTCTTCTCATTATTGCCGAAGATGTTACTGGTGAGGCTTTGGCAACTCTAGTTGTGAATAAGCTTCGAGGTATTCTGAATGTTGCTGCAATCAAAGCTCCTGGGTTTGGTGAAAGAAGGAAGGCTCTTCTTCAAGATATTGCCATTGTAACAG GAGCTGAATTCCAAGCCAAAGATCTTGGCTTACTGATTGAAAACGTATCGGTTGAGCAACTGGGAACAGCAAGGAAGATCACAATTGCCCAGACTTCTACTACCATTATTGCTGATGCAGCATCCAAGGATGAGATTCAGGCCAGAATTGCCCAGTTGAAAAAGGAGCTTGCTGAGACAGACTCGGTGTATGATTCTGAGAAGCTAGCCGAGAGGATTGCTAAGCTCTCAGGTGGTGTGGCAGTTATAAAGGTCGGTGCTGCAACGGAGACAGAACTCGAAGACCGCAAGCTCAGAATTGAGGATGCCAAGAATGCCACTTTTGCTGCTATAGAGGAAGGCATAGTTCCTGGTGGAGGTGCTGCGCTGGTTCACCTCTCTACCACTGTACCTGCCATCAAAGACAAGATTGAAGATGCAGATGAGCGCATTGGAGCTGACATTGTGCAAAAA GCACTGGTGGCACCTGCAGCTTTGATTGCAGACAATGCAGGTGTAGAAGGGGAAGTTGTGGTAGAGAAAATTAAGGACAGCGAATGGGAGATTGGTTACAATGCTATGACCGACAAGTACGAAAATCTAGTGGAAGCTGGAGTTATCGATCCAGCTAAAGTGACACGGTGTGCCCTGCAAAATGCTGCATCTGTTGCTGGAATGGTGTTGACGACACAGGCGATTGTCGTGGATAAGCCTAAGCCAAAGGCTCCTGTGGCTGGACCAGCTGAAGGAAGTCTCGCCATCTAA
- the LOC135653299 gene encoding putative alpha-L-fucosidase 1 has protein sequence MTPIHSRNPSFLISLSFLNSLLCLIDVCVSLGSSHPTPPPLPIAPLPSAAQLRWQLGEMALFLHFGPNTFTDSEWGSGHAPPSVFRPGSLDARQWARTAAAGGFARVVLTAKHHDGFCLWPSAYTDYSVRSSPWRAGRGDVVAELAAAAREYGIGMGVYLSPWDRHDPSYGSTVKYNEYYLGQMTELLTNYGDIREVWLDGAKGDDKEMEYHFDCWFQLIHQLQPGVMIFSDAGPDTRWIGDESGVAGSTCWSLFNRSSVTIGHIDEQSSRHGDPHGIDWVPAECDVSIRPGWFWHSSEHPKSAMELLDIYYESVGRNCLLILNVPPNSSGLISDEDLQVLQDFTALRITIFSHNLAWNATVTASSVRGGDNETRFSPSNVLQKGISSYWAPDESESDWAIFLDLEQFISFNVLQIQEPIQMGQRIIEFQVDILASGEWKTIANGTTIGYKRLLRFPMAETQFLRFIINKSRASPLISYIGIHADPFSMVYDSVTARSSSTKRFSFKRRNKRFGYALESAI, from the exons ATGACGCCGATCCATTCCCGCAATCCCTCGTTCCTCATCTCCCTCTCGTTCCTCAACTCCCTCCTCTGCCTTATCGATGTGTGTGTAAGTTTGGGTTCTTCCCATCCTACACCTCCCCCTCTTCCCATTGCGCCGCTGCCCTCCGCCGCGCAGCTCCGGTGGCAGCTGGGCGAGATGGCTCTCTTCCTCCACTTCGGCCCCAACACCTTCACCGACTCTGAGTGGGGCTCCGGCCACGCACCCCCCTCCGTCTTCCGCCCGGGCTCCCTCGACGCCCGCCAGTGGGCGCGGACCGCTGCCGCTGGCGGATTCGCCCGGGTGGTCCTCACCGCCAAGCACCACGATGGATTCTGTCTATGGCCCTCCGCCTATACTGACTACTCCGTCCGGTCGAGCCCCTGGCGCGCTGGCCGGGGCGACGTGGTGGCGGAGCTGGCGGCTGCCGCGAGGGAGTATGGGATCGGCATGGGCGTCTACCTCTCCCCGTGGGATCGGCACGATCCGTCCTATGGGAGCACGGTGAAGTACAATGAGTATTATCTGGGGCAGATGACCGAGTTGCTGACCAA CTACGGTGATATTCGGGAGGTTTGGTTGGATGGTGCAAAGGGAGATGACAAGGAAATGGAGTACCACTTTGATTGCTGGTTTCAGCTTATCCATCAGCTCCAGCCAGGGGTTATGATATTCTCTGATGCTGGCCCGGACACTAGATGGATAGGAGATGAGTCTGGAGTTGCTGGTTCTACTTGCTGGTCTCTTTTCAACAGGAGTTCTGTCACAATTGGCCACATTGATGAACA AAGTTCTCGTCATGGAGATCCTCATGGAATTGATTGGGTTCCTGCTGAGTGTGATGTATCCATCAGGCCAGGATGGTTTTGGCACAGTTCAGAACATCCGAAGTCTGCAAtggaactacttgatatatattacgAGTCTGTAGGCAGAAACTGTCTCTTGATCCTGAATGTTCCCCCTAATTCATCAGGCCTCATATCTGATGAAGACCTTCAGGTTCTTCAGGATTTTACTGCACTTCGGATCACCATATTCTCTCATAACTTAGCTTGGAATGCTACTGTCACTGCAAGCAGTGTGCGTGGAGGTGATAATGAAACTAGGTTTTCTCCCTCAAACGTACTCCAAAAAGGTATTAGTAGTTACTGGGCTCCCGATGAGAGTGAATCTGATTGGGCAATATTCCTTGATCTTGAGCAATTCATATCGTTCAATGTATTACAAATCCAGGAGCCAATCCAGATGGGTCAACGTATTATTGAGTTCCAAGTTGACATTCTGGCATCTGGAGAATGGAAGACCATAGCAAATGGCACAACTATTGGATACAAAAGGCTTCTCCGTTTTCCTATGGCAGAAACCCAGTTTTTGAGGTTTATCATCAACAAGTCCCGTGCCAGCCCATTGATATCTTACATTGGCATCCATGCTGACCCTTTCTCCATGGTTTATGATTCAGTCACTGCACGGTCTTCCTCTACCAAGAGATTTTCCTTCAAgcgaagaaataaaagatttggcTATGCCCTCGAATCTGCGATCTAG